From Candidatus Paceibacterota bacterium, the proteins below share one genomic window:
- a CDS encoding deoxynucleoside kinase, which translates to MNKKGKFIVIEGLDGSGKSTQTKLLEKRLKEEGYKVERIDFPQYGKKSAGLVEEYLNGKYGSAKEVGPYRASIFYACDRYNAGFKIKEWLREGKIVISDRYTASNAGHQGGKIKEKKEREKFFKWLFDLEYGIFEIPKPDIILFLKTSADFSLKLSSKITDKEKKQKKMLYLGKKKRDIHEKDKKHLVFALSSYLQFGKKFKKEFKIIECLENGKLLSIEEIHKYILNAIKKHILEK; encoded by the coding sequence ATGAATAAAAAGGGAAAATTTATCGTTATAGAAGGCCTTGATGGTTCGGGTAAATCAACCCAAACCAAACTTTTGGAAAAGCGCCTGAAAGAAGAGGGGTATAAGGTTGAAAGGATTGATTTTCCTCAATACGGAAAAAAATCAGCCGGACTTGTTGAGGAATATTTAAACGGAAAATACGGCAGTGCGAAAGAAGTCGGCCCTTATAGAGCTTCCATTTTCTACGCTTGCGACAGGTATAACGCCGGATTTAAAATTAAAGAATGGCTAAGAGAAGGGAAAATTGTCATTTCGGATAGATATACGGCTTCAAATGCCGGACACCAGGGAGGAAAGATTAAAGAAAAGAAAGAAAGAGAAAAGTTTTTCAAATGGCTTTTTGATCTGGAATACGGCATTTTTGAAATACCAAAGCCGGATATTATTCTTTTTTTAAAGACATCTGCCGATTTTTCTTTGAAATTATCTTCAAAAATAACCGATAAGGAGAAAAAACAAAAGAAGATGCTTTATCTTGGAAAAAAGAAGAGAGATATTCATGAAAAAGACAAAAAGCATCTGGTTTTTGCCCTTTCTTCCTATCTTCAATTCGGAAAGAAATTTAAAAAAGAATTTAAAATAATAGAATGCCTTGAAAATGGAAAGTTGCTGTCGATTGAAGAAATCCATAAATATATTTTAAACGCGATAAAAAAGCATATTTTAGAAAAATAA
- a CDS encoding phenylalanine--tRNA ligase subunit alpha — MKEEIEKIKGEFQKDIKEMSSSSFLEDLKIKYLGKKGKLALLFLELKNLKVEEKKEMGPVLNELKRNIEMVMKELAKQFTEKEKLKISDLYRSLPGEKPNIGHLHVTTKAIREIVEVFNPLGFNKVRYKEVEWDYFAFESLNMPKNHAARDEWETFFINAKEDEKYGKMVITPHTSSGQVREMLKGKIPIRMLNISRCGRRQIDINHIPSFFQFEGLVIDKGISIADLKGTLDYFFKTYFGSKRKSRLRPYNFRFTEPSFEVDINCDLCNGKGCRFCKEGWVELGGAGMVHPKVLQYGKIDPKKYTGFAFGWGVERVYMMKGGTEIDDIRHLFNNDFRFLGQF; from the coding sequence ATGAAAGAAGAAATTGAAAAAATAAAAGGAGAATTTCAGAAAGACATCAAAGAAATGTCTTCTTCTTCGTTTCTTGAAGATTTAAAAATAAAATATTTGGGAAAGAAAGGAAAGTTAGCCCTTCTTTTTTTAGAGCTGAAGAATCTTAAAGTTGAAGAAAAAAAAGAAATGGGGCCGGTTCTTAATGAACTAAAAAGGAATATCGAGATGGTAATGAAAGAATTGGCAAAACAATTTACTGAAAAAGAAAAATTAAAAATAAGCGATTTATACAGGTCTCTTCCCGGAGAAAAGCCAAATATTGGGCATTTGCATGTTACAACCAAGGCAATAAGGGAAATAGTTGAGGTATTTAATCCTTTGGGATTTAATAAGGTTCGCTATAAGGAAGTGGAATGGGACTATTTCGCTTTTGAATCCTTGAATATGCCCAAAAATCATGCAGCGAGGGACGAGTGGGAAACCTTTTTTATAAACGCCAAAGAAGATGAAAAGTATGGGAAAATGGTGATTACTCCCCATACCTCAAGCGGACAGGTCAGAGAAATGCTAAAAGGAAAGATTCCTATCAGAATGCTCAATATTTCCCGTTGCGGAAGAAGGCAGATAGATATAAACCATATTCCCAGCTTTTTCCAATTTGAGGGCCTTGTTATAGACAAAGGAATAAGCATAGCCGACCTTAAGGGTACTCTTGATTATTTCTTTAAAACCTATTTTGGAAGCAAAAGAAAATCACGCCTTAGGCCGTATAACTTCAGATTTACCGAGCCGAGTTTTGAAGTTGATATAAATTGCGACCTTTGTAACGGAAAGGGCTGCCGTTTTTGCAAAGAGGGATGGGTAGAACTTGGAGGGGCGGGAATGGTCCATCCAAAAGTTCTTCAATATGGAAAAATAGATCCCAAAAAATATACGGGATTTGCTTTCGGTTGGGGAGTTGAAAGGGTCTATATGATGAAAGGAGGAACGGAAATTGACGATATAAGGCATTTATTTAACAACGATTTTAGATTTCTTGGCCAATTTTAA
- a CDS encoding L-lactate dehydrogenase: MMKNKITIIGAGFVGSTAAYSLIAGKIAGEIVLIDKNEKLAKSQAMDLQHSVPFWGYTKVKAGTYEDIKDSKIAIICCGVSQKKGETRMDLIKENWDIVKNVASNIFKQNKDIIILMVTNPVDVLTYLTVKMFPEKKDKIIGTGTILDSARFRFLLGEELKINPQSAHAYIIGEHGDSEVPLWSTATVGNTHIDKFKKLSPHVKEKISDKAKNAAYAIIEGKQATYFAISGGIAQISETILFDKKRVLPLSHYFNGEYGIRDICLSSPIVLGKDGIEAKIEIDISKKEKNLLKISADKIREAANNLR, from the coding sequence ATGATGAAAAACAAAATTACAATAATCGGAGCGGGATTTGTCGGGAGCACAGCGGCTTATTCTCTTATTGCCGGCAAAATTGCAGGAGAAATCGTTCTTATTGATAAAAACGAAAAACTTGCCAAATCCCAAGCCATGGATCTTCAGCATTCGGTTCCTTTTTGGGGTTATACAAAAGTAAAGGCAGGGACATATGAAGACATAAAAGATAGTAAGATTGCGATTATTTGTTGCGGAGTTAGTCAGAAAAAAGGAGAAACTCGGATGGATCTTATTAAAGAAAACTGGGATATAGTTAAAAACGTAGCGAGTAATATTTTTAAACAGAACAAGGATATAATTATTCTTATGGTGACAAATCCGGTTGATGTTCTTACTTATTTGACCGTAAAGATGTTTCCGGAAAAAAAAGACAAAATAATAGGAACGGGGACTATTTTGGATTCGGCAAGATTCCGCTTTCTTCTCGGAGAAGAGCTAAAAATTAACCCTCAAAGCGCTCATGCCTACATTATAGGAGAGCATGGAGACAGCGAAGTGCCTCTTTGGAGTACTGCTACTGTCGGAAATACGCATATAGACAAGTTCAAGAAGCTCTCTCCTCATGTAAAAGAAAAAATATCAGACAAAGCCAAAAATGCTGCTTATGCCATTATAGAAGGAAAACAGGCGACATATTTTGCCATCTCAGGAGGAATTGCCCAAATATCTGAGACAATTTTATTTGATAAAAAAAGAGTTTTGCCCCTTTCTCATTATTTTAACGGAGAATACGGAATCAGGGATATTTGCTTGAGTTCTCCTATAGTTTTAGGAAAAGACGGGATAGAAGCAAAGATTGAAATTGATATTTCAAAAAAAGAAAAGAATCTTTTGAAAATATCTGCAGATAAGATAAGAGAAGCGGCAAATAATCTTCGCTAA
- a CDS encoding S1 RNA-binding domain-containing protein — MIKDDIPKEENEPKNFLKIPKVGDIIEGKIIGTGKASVFVDLGIFGAGIIYGREFYESRDKIKSLERGSVIFAKVIELENEDNYVELSLNQAGRELSWDALKTKKENDELSVVKIIGANKGGLLTELFGVTAFIPVSQLSAQNYPKVEGGDNQKILKALQKFVGKEMEVKIFDLDQKENKLILSEKAKKDEGMALILEGYKPGDVIEGEITGIVDFGAFVKFGDENIEGLIHISELDWRLVKSPSEVVKVGEKVKLKIVSIDKNKVSLSLKALKKDPWDNIDKKYKKGDIVKGKIIKLNVFGAFVQLSSDFQGLCHVSEFGNFKKMEKEIEEEKDYKFEIISIEPNEHRIGLKYVS, encoded by the coding sequence ATGATTAAGGACGATATTCCAAAAGAAGAAAACGAACCCAAAAACTTTCTTAAAATTCCAAAAGTGGGAGATATTATTGAGGGAAAAATTATAGGCACCGGAAAGGCCTCTGTTTTTGTTGACCTTGGAATTTTTGGAGCGGGAATTATTTATGGAAGGGAATTTTATGAATCAAGAGACAAAATTAAATCTCTTGAAAGAGGAAGCGTTATTTTTGCAAAAGTAATTGAACTTGAAAACGAAGACAATTATGTGGAACTTTCTTTGAATCAGGCAGGCAGAGAACTTTCTTGGGATGCTTTAAAAACGAAAAAAGAAAATGACGAATTGTCCGTTGTAAAAATTATCGGAGCAAATAAGGGGGGTCTTCTTACTGAACTTTTCGGAGTAACTGCTTTTATTCCGGTTTCCCAGCTTTCAGCTCAAAATTATCCAAAGGTGGAGGGAGGAGATAATCAGAAAATATTAAAAGCGCTCCAAAAATTTGTTGGCAAGGAAATGGAAGTTAAAATTTTTGACCTTGACCAAAAGGAAAACAAGTTGATTCTTTCTGAAAAAGCGAAAAAAGACGAAGGAATGGCCCTTATTCTTGAAGGGTATAAGCCGGGGGACGTAATAGAAGGGGAAATCACGGGAATTGTTGATTTTGGCGCTTTTGTTAAATTCGGAGATGAAAATATAGAAGGGCTTATCCATATTTCAGAGCTTGATTGGAGATTGGTAAAAAGCCCCTCTGAAGTTGTCAAAGTGGGAGAAAAAGTAAAACTTAAAATAGTAAGCATAGATAAAAACAAAGTTTCTCTTTCCTTAAAGGCGTTGAAAAAAGATCCTTGGGATAATATTGATAAAAAATACAAGAAAGGAGATATTGTTAAGGGAAAAATCATTAAGCTTAATGTTTTTGGCGCTTTTGTTCAGCTCTCTTCAGATTTTCAGGGATTATGCCATGTTTCCGAATTCGGAAATTTCAAGAAAATGGAAAAAGAAATTGAGGAAGAAAAGGATTATAAATTTGAAATAATATCGATAGAACCAAACGAGCACAGAATAGGCCTTAAGTATGTCAGCTAA
- a CDS encoding DUF6485 family protein, which yields MECKKEENLKYCPCSYPGCERKGICCLCVKHHREKNELPGCFFPKEIEKTYDRTVENFLRNKKINS from the coding sequence ATGGAATGCAAAAAGGAAGAAAACTTAAAATATTGTCCTTGCAGCTATCCTGGATGCGAAAGAAAGGGAATCTGCTGTCTTTGCGTAAAGCATCACAGGGAGAAGAACGAACTGCCGGGATGTTTTTTTCCGAAAGAAATTGAGAAAACCTATGACAGGACGGTTGAAAATTTCTTAAGGAATAAAAAAATAAATAGCTGA
- a CDS encoding HD domain-containing protein, translated as MKDKIKKIREIVEKELSCSAHRIDHTERVYNLCLSLAKNEKADLEVLETSALLHDIARVREDNDFTGNTDHAVLGSKMAGPILKKLEFLKEKIKHIQDCILSHRYRNNNEPKSIEAKILFDADKLDTVGAIGVARSFVWVGRNNAKIHTFKVNINKYIKDNLGGNISGRIRDKTKHSIQIEFETKTKFLENKLYTKKAKEICKERMGFYKKFLERLEREIKGEI; from the coding sequence ATGAAAGATAAAATTAAAAAAATAAGAGAGATTGTTGAAAAAGAGCTTTCTTGCTCTGCTCACAGAATAGACCACACAGAAAGGGTCTATAATCTATGTTTGTCTCTTGCAAAAAACGAAAAAGCTGACTTAGAGGTTTTGGAAACATCCGCCCTTCTTCATGATATTGCAAGAGTGAGAGAGGATAATGATTTTACTGGAAATACCGATCATGCAGTCTTGGGCTCTAAGATGGCAGGGCCTATTTTGAAAAAATTGGAATTTCTAAAGGAAAAGATAAAACACATTCAAGATTGCATTCTTTCTCATAGGTATAGAAATAATAATGAGCCAAAGAGCATTGAAGCTAAAATTTTGTTTGACGCGGATAAGCTTGATACAGTAGGAGCAATTGGTGTTGCTCGCAGTTTTGTCTGGGTGGGAAGAAATAATGCCAAAATACATACATTCAAAGTTAATATTAACAAATACATTAAAGACAATTTGGGAGGTAATATTAGCGGAAGAATAAGAGATAAAACAAAACACAGCATTCAAATAGAATTTGAAACAAAAACAAAGTTTTTGGAAAACAAATTATATACTAAAAAAGCGAAAGAAATTTGCAAAGAAAGAATGGGTTTTTATAAAAAATTCTTGGAACGATTGGAAAGAGAAATAAAAGGGGAAATTTAA
- a CDS encoding response regulator translates to MICFTVNKADGDIMGKKIILLIEDDMPTIDIYRIALEMENFEVDVADFGKKALEKIGKINKGEKKKPNAIILDLILPDMNGLDILEEIKKDDKVKDIPVFVLTNYIDSEIEKRAYGLNPEKFMLKTDYTPREIAEMVKKKLETK, encoded by the coding sequence ATGATTTGTTTTACTGTAAATAAGGCAGATGGCGATATTATGGGAAAAAAGATAATTTTATTAATTGAGGATGATATGCCGACTATTGATATATACAGGATTGCTTTAGAAATGGAAAATTTTGAAGTTGATGTTGCTGATTTCGGCAAAAAAGCTCTTGAAAAAATAGGAAAAATAAATAAAGGAGAAAAGAAAAAACCAAATGCCATTATTTTAGACCTTATACTTCCCGATATGAACGGCCTTGATATTCTTGAAGAAATAAAAAAGGACGATAAAGTAAAAGATATTCCTGTTTTTGTCCTTACAAACTATATCGATAGTGAAATTGAGAAAAGAGCATATGGTCTTAATCCTGAGAAATTTATGCTCAAAACGGATTATACCCCAAGAGAAATAGCAGAAATGGTAAAGAAAAAGCTTGAAACCAAGTAA
- a CDS encoding phenylalanine--tRNA ligase subunit beta, whose product MNILIPYSWLKDYFKTNLSPEKIAEGLSLHSFSVEKIIKEKGDSIFEIEVTPNRGDALSVLGISRELLAVFGGKIKEKKAAVQKGEKNDFLEVEIKNKNLVPRFSAVVLDNVKIDDSPKIIKERLLKVGIRPINNIVDITNYLMIDRGQPMHAFDFDKIKGKKMVIEESKKGEKIITLDNVERTLPEGVIVIKDKEGRLIDLCGIMGAKNSEIDKDTKKVLLFVQIYDPLKIRRASMLLGHRTDAALRFEKGVDFEGVLPSLWLAVEMAKKTAGAKVSSSLIDIKNKLPQKREIVIDYEKINTIAGVSIKKGIVDGILKKLGFQIKEKKVVPPSWRINEVENVEDLAEEAIRIYGYDKIPSLLPRGDIPVKEDNNLFYFEDLAKDFLKYRGFYECYNYTLTKKENVSKDALEVINPLTKDFAFLRTSLIPQLIEVILKNKDRKEKVAVFEISNIFIPQKKGLPYQPLMLGVAAKGMEYLKFKGEIEALLEELGIEEGKIIFEVKEKNGILSAEINFEEAAKLASRNKKYNPISKFSPIKEDLTLVVPQGVLYLEIKKIITEADKRIETADFKYIYDNFITLSVSYLDRKKQISSEDAREIRKKILDDLENKINVRLKT is encoded by the coding sequence ATGAATATTTTAATTCCATATTCTTGGCTGAAAGATTATTTCAAGACAAATCTTTCTCCGGAGAAAATTGCAGAAGGCCTTTCTCTTCATTCTTTTAGCGTAGAGAAAATAATAAAAGAAAAAGGAGACAGTATTTTTGAAATTGAAGTTACTCCCAATAGAGGAGACGCTTTGTCCGTTCTTGGAATAAGCAGGGAACTTTTAGCCGTTTTTGGAGGGAAAATAAAAGAGAAAAAAGCGGCAGTTCAAAAAGGAGAAAAAAACGATTTTCTTGAAGTTGAAATAAAAAACAAGAATTTAGTTCCTCGGTTTAGCGCCGTTGTTCTTGATAATGTCAAAATAGACGACTCCCCGAAAATTATAAAAGAGCGTCTTTTGAAAGTGGGCATCAGGCCTATAAACAACATAGTCGATATTACAAATTATTTAATGATTGACAGGGGTCAGCCGATGCACGCTTTTGATTTTGATAAAATAAAAGGAAAAAAGATGGTTATTGAGGAATCAAAAAAAGGAGAAAAAATCATAACCCTTGATAATGTGGAAAGAACTCTGCCGGAAGGGGTTATTGTAATAAAAGATAAAGAAGGGCGCCTGATTGATTTGTGCGGAATTATGGGGGCAAAAAATAGCGAGATAGACAAAGATACAAAGAAAGTCCTTCTTTTTGTTCAAATTTATGACCCTTTAAAAATAAGGAGAGCATCAATGCTTTTGGGACACAGGACTGACGCTGCTTTAAGATTTGAAAAAGGAGTTGATTTTGAAGGAGTTCTTCCTTCCTTATGGCTTGCAGTTGAAATGGCAAAAAAAACTGCAGGAGCCAAAGTTTCTTCTTCTCTAATAGATATTAAAAATAAACTGCCTCAAAAAAGGGAAATAGTCATTGATTATGAAAAAATAAATACAATCGCTGGAGTTTCTATCAAGAAAGGAATTGTTGATGGAATTTTGAAAAAATTAGGATTTCAAATAAAAGAGAAAAAAGTTGTTCCTCCTTCTTGGCGGATTAACGAAGTTGAAAATGTAGAGGATTTGGCCGAAGAGGCGATAAGAATTTATGGCTACGATAAAATTCCCTCTCTCTTGCCAAGGGGAGATATTCCCGTTAAAGAGGACAACAATCTCTTTTATTTTGAGGACCTTGCCAAGGATTTTCTCAAATACAGGGGTTTTTATGAATGCTATAATTATACTTTAACAAAAAAGGAAAACGTTTCAAAAGACGCGCTTGAGGTTATAAATCCATTAACAAAGGACTTTGCTTTTTTAAGAACATCCCTTATTCCCCAGCTTATAGAAGTAATATTGAAAAATAAAGATAGAAAAGAGAAAGTGGCTGTTTTTGAAATTTCAAATATTTTTATACCCCAAAAAAAAGGGCTTCCATACCAGCCCCTTATGCTTGGAGTTGCCGCAAAAGGAATGGAATATTTGAAGTTTAAAGGAGAAATAGAAGCCCTTCTTGAAGAGCTTGGCATAGAAGAGGGGAAAATAATATTTGAAGTGAAAGAAAAAAATGGAATTCTATCAGCGGAAATAAATTTTGAAGAAGCGGCAAAACTGGCAAGCAGAAACAAGAAATACAATCCTATTTCAAAATTCAGTCCGATTAAGGAAGACCTCACTCTTGTTGTTCCGCAAGGAGTTCTTTATTTAGAAATTAAGAAAATTATCACTGAAGCTGATAAAAGAATTGAAACGGCCGATTTCAAGTATATTTATGACAACTTTATTACTTTATCGGTTTCCTATTTGGACAGAAAAAAACAAATTTCTTCAGAAGATGCAAGGGAAATAAGAAAAAAAATACTAGATGACCTTGAAAATAAGATTAATGTCAGATTGAAAACTTAA